In Candidatus Binatia bacterium, the DNA window AGACCACAGTGGAAAGATCCAGGACACGGACACCGTCTAGCGGCCCTTTTGGCGCCGCTTCATTTCCAAGAACAATTTTCATGAGTTTTCTCCGAAGAAGAGTTGTCGCAAGCCCGGGCCCAGAATTCCTCGACCAACCGCGATCAGCAAAATAGTCCCTTTTGGCGCACCAAGCCTGTGTTCGTCAACTCGATACAGTCCGCGTTCCCAAACAATCTCTGTAGAGATGACGCCGAAAACCCTGTAAGGACCACCCTGAGATCGTTTGGATTTCCGGGGATGATCCAGGCACCGCGTTGGGTCGCAGGGAAACAGGATGGGGTGCTTGGAATGAACGCCGAAAGATCGGAGAGAGGCCCGAGAGGGTTCAGGGTCTGGTGGCCCTGGTGCGTCGCGGTGCTCTTTCTTCTCTGGCAGGTCGATTTTCAATTCGCCTACAGTTTTTTTGCCGACTCGATCCAACGAGAGTTCCAGCTCACAGCGTTCGAGACCGCCTCGATCTCGCTTGCCTACTTGCTCGCCTACGGTCTGATGCAATTGCCGGCGGGGATTCTTCTCGATCGATTCGGGGCCCGTCGCCTTCTTCCGATTGCCGCCGGCTTTTCGGCGCTATCGGTCTTCTTGTTTTCCGAAGCCCAGGGCTTTTGGACCCTCCTCGCCTCGCGAATTCTGGCCGGGGCCTTCATGGCTTTTGTGTTTCCGGGGACCGGAAAGATCGCACGTGATCGGCTCCCCGCGCGTCGCTTTGCCCTGGCGATGGCACTTGCGGATATGTGCTTCGGGATCGGCGCCATTTCCGCGGTCTTTATCCCAACCCTTTTCGCCGATACTCCATGGCGACTCCTCATGCAGGGCCAGGCGCTTCTGGGCCTGGCCCTGGCCGCGGCGCTCTGGACCACCCTCTTTTTTACGGACTCCGACCACGGGCCGCCTCAGGCGGAGGGCAGCAGTGAAGGTCGTATCAGACGAAGGATCATAGACGCGCTCAGGCTACCGCTCGTGCGCTACGGGATCGGCCTCTATGCTTGGGGTGCCGGACTCACGTTCGGCTTTGGTGGCTACTGGAACATCAAGCTCCAGGAGGCGTGCGGCTGCACGGCTGCCGAGATCTCAAAATTGGAGATGGGGCTCTTCTCAGGGCTTGCCGCAGGCATGCTCATCGCCGGAATCCTCGGCAGCCGCGTCGAGCGCCTCCGCGGGATCTTCCGAATCTCGACGACCTTGACGCTGCTCCTGATGGCGGTGACTCTGATGGTTTCGTCATCCGCCTCCACCGACCAGCTTCTGGCTCTGATGGTGGGCCTCGGCCTGCTTTTTGGAACCTGCTCGCTGAGTTTTGCGGTCGCCGGCTACGGACTTCCGGCAAATCAGTCGGCCACCGTTGTGGCCATCGTCAACGCAGCCGGCTGTTTGAGCGGGGCTCTTCTGCAGGCGCTTCCGATCTGGCTTGGCGCCGGCAGCGCCAGCGACTCGACCGTCAGTATCACCTATCTCGGAATCGCATTATTCGGGGTCTGGGTCGCCTGGCGATTGCCGAGCCTGAAGGATCCTGACTGAGCACAAAACTGCACAGAGAAAAATCAGTGCCTCCGGCCACGGCAACGGCGCCGCTTCTTTGAGGGATTCGTCAGCCAGCGGGAGTCCTGATCCGGACCCCGCGAGAGTTCTCGCTTCTGTCGCAACAGCCGAGTCGCTGCGGGAGGTTTAACGAAGAGCCTCTTGAGTGTAACCCTCAAACGATTATAGATCACGGCATGGCCATCAAATACTCCAAATCCCTCTCCCGCGCCCTCCTGGGCTGTCTCCTGGCCAGCCTCGCGGTGCAATGCGGCGGTGGTTCCCTCCCTCCCGGGCCATTTCAGGGCAATTGCCCGGAGCTGAATGGCCGTCCAACCTCTGACGACTACTACTGTGAACTCCGGAAGATGGTTGGTTTCGGACCTCGCCTGACGGGTTCGCCGGGCCATAAGGATTTCCTCGATCATATTCAGACGACTCTGCAAGAGTCCGGTTTTACGGTCAGCAATGATGTCATGAACTTCCCCCGATGGAAGACAGAACGCACCTCCCTGGTCCTCCATACCGCAAAAGGCGACGAGGAGGTGACCGTCGCTTACCCGTTCGTCCGCTCGAAATTCACGGGGGACGAGGGACTGAGGCTCCCTCTTGCGTATGCCGACAACCCCAACCTCTCCAATCAAGAGAGGATCGTACTCGGCTACGCACAATTTACGACAGACGAGGGCTTCGCAGGGTGCCAGCTTCGATTCCAGGATATGGCCGCCGCCCCTGCCAGCAAGCCGGTCGTGTTCGCCGATGTCGACGCAAACGTCAAGGGCCTCATCTGCTGCGTGGACCAGCCGCTCGACCGCATCCAGGATGACTATCAGGACTTCGAAAGCACCATGGTCGGCCGCGACACCAAGGACAACTGGGAAAACTCGATTCCGACACTGATTCTTGACCAGAATTCGTGCACGGCCGTCGCCGCAGCGATCGACGACGAAGAAGATGCGACACTGACGCTGACGGGCACCTACAACGAGGACACCACTCGACACATCTGGGGAACTTTACCTGGCCGAGAACCCGACAAGTACATTCTGCTCGGCACCCACACCGATGGTCAGAATGCCGTCGAGGAAAACGGCATCGCCTCCAAGCTCGTGATGGCAAAGTATTTCGGAGATCTCGCCGACGCCGGTGTCGAGTTCCAATATTCGCTTCTTTTCGTCGGCGTCACCGGACATATGTCGGCTTATGATGTCCCCTACGCCGGCACTTGGGGATTCTGCAACTCCCATCTCGAGTTGATGTCGAAGGTCGAGGCCGCCATAAACTTCGAGCATCTCGGCGTTCCCGAAAAAGATTCCAGTGGCGCCTACGGCTACTACACCACAAGGGAGAGTGGCGCCGAACTCTACGAGGGAACCGCCATCATGGAATCCTCGGACCATCTTCCCGTCACAATCAGCCACGGACTGACCCCACCAATGGCCGGTTCCGCCGTCGGGTTCCGCCCCCCTTATTGCGGAGAGAGGCAGATCGGAAAAGACATCAACACATTCGCAGGCGTAATCTACCCCTGGTACTACCTCAATCTTGAGTACGGTGGCATCGACAAGATCGACAAGCGCTACCTCTACCAGCAATCCGACACCATCCTGTCCATCACGGAAAAACTGCTGGACGGACAAGGTTGACGCCAAACCGAGAGCAGCAAATGCCTGCATCGGCATGGCTCCAAAAAAACTCGGTTTCTGCTGTCACCGGGCCGGAAAAAACGCCGGCCCGCAGCTCGAGCGTCAGTAAGCAGGAGGCGACACGAAGCCCCCAAACTCGTTTGCCATCAGACGAGCAAACTCGATGCACGTGCGATCCTGATACTCGCCGCCGACCGCCTGCAGGCCGATCGGCAGACCTGCTTCCGACAGGCCCGTCGGAAAGACCGTGCTGGGCAGATAGGCGACCGTGATCAGACCGGCCCAAAAAACCTGTTGGAAATAGGGCTGGGCTATACCGTCCACGTCGAGGGTACGCGCGCCTTGCGGCGCATGATCATGGGGGAAGGCCACCGTCGGCGACTGCGGGCAGAGCAGAATATCCCATTCCTGATAGAAATTCTTCCAGGCCATCCGCAGGGCCGCACGCTGGTTATTCTGCCGAATCCAATCACGGTGGGTCTGCACTACGGCTCGCAGCATCTGTGCATTGGCAGACGGATCACCGGGGTCCATGGCGGCTGCATGCCCCTGCAAGCCGGAAAATTCCGCATCCGGAATCCCGGCGCTCATCGCTCCCTGCAACATGGATTGATAGACATCGTGACTGAGCGAGGGATCAAACGCGGGTCGCGCATGATCCGAAACCGTTGCACCAAGCCTCGCGAGCCGATCCCCCACCGCCTGCACCCGCGCGGAGATCTCGGCACTCACAGGCGCCCGCTCATCGTCGGCCCACAGGGCCACCCGGAAGTCTGCGAGCGTTTTCTGTCGCGGTGCTGGCAGGTCGAGTTTCCAGCCGGCTTCCACGAGTTCCTCGGGGCCGCTTACCAACTCCAGCGCCAGCGCCAGATCCTCGGCGCTGCGCGCCAGAGGGCCGACGACCGCAATATCAGGGGAGGCCAACATGCCGGGTAATGCGTGCCCTCGCTGCGGCACGATATTCCAGGTCGGTTTATGACCATATACTCCGCAGAAATGAGCCGGGTTCCGGATCGATCCGCCAATATCCGAGCCCGCTTCCAGCGCCGTCAGACCGGCCGCCAAAGCCGCGGCTGACCCGCCCGACGAGCCCCCGGGGATGCGCTCGAGGTTCCAGGGATTATTGGTGGTTCCATAGATCTCGTTATAGCTCTGAAAATCAGCAAGCTGGATCGGCACGTTCGTCTTGCCCAGAAAGTGCGCACCGGCTGCCTTGAACCGCCGTACGCTCTCGGCATCCGTGGATGCGATATTCCGGGCAAAGGCCGGGATCCCCCAGGTCGTGGGTAGCCCTTCGATGTCATAGGCTTCCTTGATGGTCATGGGCACGCCGTGCAAAGGGCCGAGCACCTCACCCCGTGCCAGTGCAGCATCCGCGGCATCAGCCCTGTGCCGGGCACCCTCGAAGTCCCGGACAACAACGGCATTGATCTGGCCGTCGTACGCATCGATCCTCTCAATGTAGAGATCCGTCAGTTCGCGTGAACTGATTTCTTTCTCACGAATCTTTGCAGCAAGGGTTGCAGCGGTAGCAAACGCCAATTCCATCAATCACTCCCAAAGTTCAGCGTTCTCTAATCTTGCGGATGATCTTCCAATCATTGCTTCATCCATCCCTCACCGATCCCGGTCTCGCTCGAATCTATTTCTGATCGATCACGTAGGCGAGCATTTCGACCACCTGATCCGTAGTCTGCGCCCACGCCATGGCAGCGCCATCGACCTCCTTCAGCGGATGAATGATCGCCTCATCATGCAATGTGATATACGGCTTGCCCAGCGCCGCGCAGCAACCGGCATCGAAAGCGGCATTCCACTGCTTGTACTTCTCACCGAACCGCACCACCGCCAGATCGCATTTCTCGATCAGGGTTCGCGTCCGCATCGAATTTACTTTGGCGGACTTATGGTCCCGCCAGAACGGATTCCCCTCGGCACCCAAAAGGTCGCCGGCGGCATCACTGGCGTCATGGTCGGTCACCGCCGAGGTGAACTCCACAGGCAGCTTGCGTAACCCCGCACCCTTGAGGATCTGCTCGCGCCAGTCGGTATGGATCTCTCCCGACAAATATACATTCCAGGTCATTTCTATTCTCGCTTTGCAAAGAAGTAAATTTTCGATTCCCGAGCCCGCCGACCACCGATTCCAGCGTATCCACAAGATCCCTCCCGAGGGCCCCTCGCCACCCGCTGCTCCGGCCTCGGCAACACGGCCAACAACCTCCATGACTATCGGTTCGGGCTTGCTGTCGCGATCGGTGGGCTGATGACACGGTCTTTCTGACGGAAGAACCGGGCACTCGTCAAACTCGACCCCGAGCGAGCACCATTAGGGTTCAACCGATCTGGCGTGCTACCAAGCCGCATGGACCAGATGCGATTGACTCGGATTACATGCCCCAAGGGAAGCCCGAGAAATCTATCGCGGCCGCATTCAGGGGCAGGTGCCTTGTGGTGCATCTTTCTGGCCTTGTTCACCCTTGCTGCCTGCGGCGGTTCCGGGGAGAGCAAGCCCGTGCTTGGAAGTGATGGCGAAAGCTTCGAGCCCTGTACCTTTGCGCCCGGCTACGGCGCCGATGAATCCAGCTCCTGCACCCCTGCCGATTCGAGTCGGACCGACCCCGCCGCGGGCTGCGCAGCGGACCAGGCGCTGCTCTGTCCCGACCCATGGAATTCGACACCAGCCGATTGGGGTTGTCAGATCGGCGCACCAACGCCCGGCTACGTGGGATTGGGGCCACTATGCGGACCAAATGCGGGAGCATCCCGAGACACCCCATGGCTCTGGGACAAGAGCCAGAATTCGTGTGTCCTGCGCGGCGGCGATTATCCCTTGCTCACCTATACCGGCTGCGGCCCGTCGAAATATACGGCGGACCTTGATGCGACGAGCTACCTGAACTTGCAGGAAAGATGGCAGTCACACGCCCGGCAGAAGGCCGCGCCCTATCGGTTGGCAACGGGCGAAACCGCCTACCTTGTGGACGTTGCGATCGACGGCGGCACTCGAACCGTAAAGGCGGCGATGGCACTTGGACATGGCACGCTCGACGGGCTCTGCGGCGATTGTTTTCTCATCCGCTCCGACCCCAGCCTCTGGGGAGGCGAGGAGCGTTATGCCGTGCTTCTGCAGGCGGGCGTCCGGGCTTGGAGTTTTGAAATGTCGCCAAGCGCGCAGAACTACCTCATCGAAAACTCTGGATGCAAGGGAGACGCAACCACCAGCGAATCGTGTTGCATCCCGGACGTCCAGGCAATCGATTGTTCAATTGTCCTCGATTGAAAGAACATCTCACATGCAAAACAGCGATTCTCTGAAATCCGATGGCCCGTGCCGTATCAGTAGCCGCGGACGAGACACTGTCGGGACTTCGCGCAGTTCTCGACAGCTTTCCGCAGTACCAAACGAAAGTCAGGAGAAGTAAAATGTTCGGACTGATCTGGCGTATCTACACGGGTGGAATTTTCGTTTTTTTCCTTCTCTTTCTGATCGTCGAAGAACTCCCTTTTGCGACGGCGCTCACCAACTCCATTCTGTGGCCGTGGGGGGTCTACCAGCAATACATCGCCGGCTCCTGAAACAGCCCATTACTCGCGGGATGCCGCGCCTATCCAACGCCTGCCGGGGATACTCACCAAATCTGTTCCGTCGTCAGGGGAAAGTATATTCATGCAAAGAATCGCCAAATCTCTCGCCTGTATTCTCGCCGCATTTCAACTTGCCAGTTGCGGATCCTCCGACTCCTCAATCGACACCAACAATGCGAAGACCACCGATCTCCTTCGCAAGCTCGACTGGGACACCTCAATTTCCGATACCGTGAAGGAGGAACCGGTAGGTGGAATCCAAACCCTGCTCGAGGACTCCCGGTTCACCGGCCCGGTGCACCAGATCAATACTCTGGCGATATTTGCCGACTGGTTCTACCAATGCCTTCCTGAGGGTTCTGATACCCGCCATTTCCTCGATTACTTCATTGCCAGCGCCTACCAGAGCGAGAACTTCATCTGGAACCAACGGGGCCTCCTTCCGCTGGGCTACGAGGTCGGCTTGCCGGTCGTCCGCGGGTCGACAGACTACCTGCCCGCGGTCTCCTCCTGGGCGACGGATAGCCAACGAGGCCGGCAGTTTCCGGTACTCAACTCGTCTGCGGCCGATGCCGTGATCGGCCTTGTCATGAACGAGTTTTCTCGTGATTCGTGTGCTCTCGGCTTCGGTCAATGGCAGCAGAGCCACGTCTCGGGATCGATCCTCAGTCTACCTTGGTCCGTCCCGGTAAATACCGATCAGAATCCGGTCCTCTTCAAGGATATCCCGCTCGCGGACGGAAATATCCGGATCGAAAACCCGAACCGCCACAAATTGGTCCTCGGCCCCATCACCTGGCTCTCCATGGGGCTTGATGTGCGCGTCTGGCACAATGAACCCGACCAGGCACGCTTCGCCACCGCAGTGTCCCGAGGAAAAAAAATCTGGCAGAAAGTACACGAGAATGTCGCGGTGAACCATGCTCTCTGCTCGGAGTTCCAATCCGAAGCAGGAAAAGGAGGCTTCTTTCGCACCGAAATCGACGAGCTGGTCAATGCCTTCATGAAGGTGCTCTGCGAGAGGCCCGCATCTTGCGCGACAGAACCGGAATGGAGGCTTGTGGTTGGCGCCGCAGCCCGCGCGATCGAAACCGTCGCTTGCAACATCCCGGGGCATAACTGGGATCATATGACCTATGATCGCGGTGTCGCCGCGCTGGCAGATGCACAAAACGCGCTCAGCAATACTTCGGGGCCCGGCGGAGGCCCCGACCTCGCCTCGATCGGCAACGCGGCGACCGCAGTGCAAAAATTCTACTTTGGCGAGAACTTCGCCCAACGACCGTTTCTCGATCCGCCCGTTGCGCCTCTGCTGCCGCCGGCGACCACGATACCCGCGCCATAGCCACAGCCCGGCGAATCGGAGGCGGGGCGATCCGCTCGGGGCGACCTTTCGAGAGGAAGTTTTGCGGTCGGGACGCCAAAGGCAAGGGAGACGCACTCAGGTCGGCTGACACGACGGAAATTTCACGCTAAGGAGAGCCCTGTGTCAGAAGAGCAGATTGATCAATCGACCAATGTTTTTGGAGAACCCCTCGAGGACTGCAGCCACAATCCTCTGACCGGATTTTTCCGCGACGGATGTTGTAATACCAGCAAACTCGATGGGGGCTCCCACACTGTGTGCGTCGAGCTGACGGCAGAGTTCCTCGACTTCTCGCGCCTCCGCGGCAACGACCTCTCGACGCCGCGACCCGAGTTTGGCTTCCCCGGTCTCAAACCCGGAGATCGCTGGTGCCTATGTGCCGCACGGTGGCTCGAGGCGCAACAGAACAAGGCGGCTCCTCGGGTGTGGCTGACCAGGACCCACCAAAGGGCGCTCGAAGTCGTGCCCCTGAAGATCCTGCGCGAATTCGCGATCGACCTGAACTGAAGCTTCAAGCTCGGGTGCGGCGCGCGCGCCTGCCGGGCCGCAGCCGGTAGCGCAGGGGCATTCGCTTTACACCGCCAAGAAAGCTCGAGCGCATTCGCTCGACCGGGCCAGCAAGCTCCACCGACTCCAACCGCGCAGACAGCTCCTCGAAGATCACGCGCAACTCCAGCCGCGCCAGGTGCGCGCCCAGGCAGAAGTGCTCTCCAATGCCGAATCCTACGTGCGGGTTCGGGTTTCGATCCACGCGAAACCGATCGGGGTCCTCGAACGCATCCTCATCTCGATTCGCCGACGGGTAGAGCAGACACATCGACTCGTTCGCCCGGATCGTCTGACCACGAAGCTCAAAGTCCTCGGTCGCGGTGCGGCAGAACTGAATCACAGGGGCCGTCCAGCGGGCGATCTCCTCGACGGCATCATCGACCAGAGAAGGGTCTTTTTGCAGCTTTGCCATTTCCTCGGGATGGTCGATCAACGCGAGCAGGCCTCCACTGGCCGAGTTCCGAGTGGTCTCGTTTCCCGCAACGACCAGCAACAAGAAGTAGGACAGGAGCTCGAAGGCCGGCATCGGCCCCCCGTCCATCTCCACGTTCGCCAGAACACTGACCATATCGTCGCGCGGCACCTTGCGGCGCTCCTCGGCAAGATCCGTGAAATACTCGAACAAACCAACCCGCGCCTGCTCAAGTCCGTCATAAGGCTCATCGCCGCTCTGATATTCCTCGTCTGCGGACCCCGCGATCTGATTGGTCCACTGAAACATCAAATGCCAGTCCTCGCGCGGCACCCCGAGCATATCGGCCAGAACGTTTAGTGTGAGAGGCGCGGCAAAATCGGCCACGAAATCGCCCTCGCGCTCCTCGCCATCGCCGGCCATCTCGTCCAACAAATCGCGTGTGATCCTCCGAACCTCCTCGCTGCGTCGCTGGATACTGCGCGGCGTAAACCAACCGGCACCCACGCGGCGAAACGCCTGATGGTCCGGTGGGTCCATATTGAGCAGGTGACGGGCGAGAGTCCTCTCGCCCTCGACCGGCGCGCCCTCTTCAAAGATCGCCAGACGGGGGCCGTTCAGGAAGCGATTTGGTTGCTTCGAGATGGAGACGATGTCCTCACGCTTCGTAATCGCCCAAAAGCCCACCCCTCCTTCGAGCTCGAACCAATGAACGGGCGCTTCGTTTCGAAGCCTCTTCCAGGCAGCGTGAGGATACCCATGCTGTGCGAACGTATCGGGCCCGATGATATCTTCGGTCGTCGGCAAAGAGGACTTTTGCATTCTCGTATCCTAGCAGGCTCCAACGATGGCGACAGGAGGCAAGTCTGGAATGTACCTGCAATGCCTCGCCCGGCAGGTCTCCAGCAAGAAACTCCACAATCCGCCGCCAGGCACTGGCATCCTGCAGAAGGAAGGCATGGCCGCCATCAAAAAACTCCAGCTCGGCATTTGGGATGCGCGACAAGAGGCGTTCCATATTCGCGAGGTTGCCAAGCCATCATGACGCCCCATACCCCGCGCGTTCGAAATAGAACCGCAAACCCCGAAGTTCGACGAACGGCATTGCGCCGAAGTCCTAGCTACCGCTGAACTTCGCGGGGCGTTTTTCCATAAAGGCCGACATCGCCTCCATCAAGTCATTCGAGTTCAGGGTCGTCGCCATGGTCCAGAGACCGTTGAGCAACAGGCTTTGCTCAGTGGTCAGTTCTTCACTTTGTCGCAGAATGAACTTCGTTCCGCGCACCGCCAAAGGGGCGTTGGCGGCTATGTCCTCCGCCATCGCCAATGCCGCGGCCTGAACGGCGGCTTCGTCCTCGTAGACATCGTTGACCAAACCGATTTTCTCCGCACGCTTCGCGTCGATATCCTTGCCGGTATAAGCCAGTTCGGCGACATGACCGTCTCCGACGATCCCGGGCAGTCGCTGCAAGGTGCCCACATCGGCAACAATACCGATTTTGGTCTCCCTGACCCCGAACGTCGCATCCTGCGAGGCGAGGCGGATATCACAGGCCGTCACCAAGTCGATCCCGGCACCGAGACAATGCGAGTGAATCGCCGCGACGACCGGCAACGGGCATTCGGCCACGGCTGTGATCGCATCCTGAAAGGCGCGCGTCACTTCCATCTGTCTGAGATTCGCAAGAGCGCCCGACGTCTTGCCTGCCCCCCGATCGTCACCCGCCGCCGGCTGGTTGCCCAAATCACCCAGATCGATACCAACACAAAAGCTCTTGCCACGACCTGCCAGCACGACAGCGCGAACTTCGGGTTCAGCTGCAATGGCATCGATCGCAGGTCGAAGGTTACTCCACATTTCGTGGGACATGGCATTTCGCTTCTCCGGGCGATCCAGCCAGAGCGTGGCTACGTGCCCATCGATTTCGATGCTCAATACGGGCGAGGAAAAATTCATGATTGGCTCCTTGTCTTGGTCGTCGGCGACCTGAAGGCATTGTTTGCCTCAAGGACATCACCCTCGTCAACTCTCCACCGGCCTCGCGTTTCGACGCACCCGTACCGAGGGATTCCGCATCCGCTCCTGGGGCAAGCCCGCTCACGGGACGATCTTCAGCTCGATCAGCGCAAGGCTGGCCGTGCTGCCCAGCGCGCCGCCTTGAGGCTCAAAATCGACATGCAGTCTGCCACTCGTATCGGCAGCAAGCCCCTCAAACATCACAACCGTGTCCTGGTTCCCCGCAAACCCGTCGCCGGAAGCCAGCTCATCACCAGACGAGTTCAGCGTCCGCGATTGCGGCGCGCCGGCCCCCGATACTCGATAGACGACGGTTTCCATCTCGAGGCCGGCCCTGCTGGCAAACAGACGGAGTTGCAGCGAGGCGTCCGGATCAAGCCCCTCGAAAGTTAGTGAACCTCGGCCGACAAGCACCGTGCCGGTCGCAGATACATAAAGAAAATCTGCGGTGGCTTCCGGCACCGCGAGATCGCCCAGAAACGCTTCGGAAGGATCGAGGAGGCCACCGTCACGCAAGCCTGCGCTAAACTTCGTCGCACCGGAAAACGTCAAGCGAAGCGAAGTGGCTTCTCCTGATGTCGTGACAAGACTTCCCAGATGTTCGCCGGAACTCAACAACGTATTCGCCTCGACAGGATGCCAGCTGTTCCAATGCCGGCCAAAACCATCTGGCGAGGGCGCCAGCAGTCCATCCTCCGGATTTCCGGGGCCGAGGTCGACAAGCAGGGTGGTTCCGGGCTCCAATGGATCGAACACTGCTGAAAATTTCGGCACGGTCGCTTCGAGATGCTCACGAATTTCCTCTGCCCAGATGGCATACCCTGCGTCGGATAGATGGAGCCCATCCGAGATGAAGAGATCGGCCGCAGGGGGCTCTCCGGTTGCCAGGAAGGCCGGAGAAGTATCGATGAAATGCAGTCCACGCCACTGGCTTGCCAATGCCGCGATCTCCTCGTTGGCCTGGTTGGCCTCACTCCACTGATCCCAGCGCAACGGCGTCGGTGTGATTGCGATGTAGTGAATCGAGACATCGTCCCCCAGTTCCTGAGCGACTGTCTCCACGATACACCTGTAAGAATCGACCACGACTGTCGGTCCCAGGTCGACGGCGATATCGTTGGTGCCCACGAAGATCACGACAGCTGCGGGGTCGTGACGGATTATCGTTTCGTCGATATATTCGACCAGATTCCAGCTGATTGCTCCGCCGAAACCTCTTTGAATCGGCGCCCAGGGAGACAGGTCTTCCTGGAGTTGTTCCCAGAAGCGAATACTGGAACTGCCGGTGAACACCATACGGCCCGCTTCGAACGGGGCCGCATCGGTCTGTTCCTTCCACCGCGACATCAGACCGTCGTATTGGTTCAATGAAGAAACCGTTTCGCACGGAGCATCCTCCCACGCGGGAAGCGCTGGGCCTGAATCGCTATCCGAGCATCCAGCCGTCAGGGAAATGCAGCACAGTAGAGCGATCTGCCATGGGAAATTTATCAAAATTCTCATTCGCAACCTCTATTCTTACCAATCCTCACCCGGCCCCGGCGAATCTGATTCTCGCCCGGCATGAATCCATGAAACACGAAATCACCAATAAGCCGCAAAACAACGAACAGACAAGGTCTCCCTTCTGACGCAAAATTCGGGCCCGCGTCAAACTTGCTGGTCCTGCGCCGCCCTTTGAAGACTTCCAACAATGCCTTCGCGCGTCCCGATTCTGAACGACGGGTTTTGGCGATCGTTCGGTTCGAGGATGCAGGTAGACAAAACAGGAGGCACTATGTTCAGAATCTTGATCGTACTGGTAACGTTGCTCGTGCTGACCGCACCGGCAGCCGAAGCATCCCGCTACTACCGCACCCGGCCGGCCTGGCGCGCAAAACCGTCCGCGATTCAGGTTCGTGCGGCTCCCGGTTCCCGAATACGATTGGTCGTCAAACGACCGCCTCGGCCCGGGCCTCGGTATACGTGGCGCGCAAGCGAGTGGGTCTGGCGCCCCCGTGGTTGGTATCGAATACCGGCCGCATGGGTCCTGCGGCCCTCTTCCGATCACAACCAGTGCAGGCACCGCTGAGCGGCTGCGACGATCGGGAATCGCAACGGGCCCGCCCTGGGCCATTCGGGCGGGTCAGGCTGCGGCGGGAAGTCCGGCGATCACGGCCTCCGCGAAGCCCGCGGT includes these proteins:
- a CDS encoding cytochrome P450, giving the protein MQKSSLPTTEDIIGPDTFAQHGYPHAAWKRLRNEAPVHWFELEGGVGFWAITKREDIVSISKQPNRFLNGPRLAIFEEGAPVEGERTLARHLLNMDPPDHQAFRRVGAGWFTPRSIQRRSEEVRRITRDLLDEMAGDGEEREGDFVADFAAPLTLNVLADMLGVPREDWHLMFQWTNQIAGSADEEYQSGDEPYDGLEQARVGLFEYFTDLAEERRKVPRDDMVSVLANVEMDGGPMPAFELLSYFLLLVVAGNETTRNSASGGLLALIDHPEEMAKLQKDPSLVDDAVEEIARWTAPVIQFCRTATEDFELRGQTIRANESMCLLYPSANRDEDAFEDPDRFRVDRNPNPHVGFGIGEHFCLGAHLARLELRVIFEELSARLESVELAGPVERMRSSFLGGVKRMPLRYRLRPGRRARRTRA
- a CDS encoding DUF2237 domain-containing protein, whose product is MSEEQIDQSTNVFGEPLEDCSHNPLTGFFRDGCCNTSKLDGGSHTVCVELTAEFLDFSRLRGNDLSTPRPEFGFPGLKPGDRWCLCAARWLEAQQNKAAPRVWLTRTHQRALEVVPLKILREFAIDLN
- a CDS encoding GDSL-type esterase/lipase family protein; the encoded protein is MRILINFPWQIALLCCISLTAGCSDSDSGPALPAWEDAPCETVSSLNQYDGLMSRWKEQTDAAPFEAGRMVFTGSSSIRFWEQLQEDLSPWAPIQRGFGGAISWNLVEYIDETIIRHDPAAVVIFVGTNDIAVDLGPTVVVDSYRCIVETVAQELGDDVSIHYIAITPTPLRWDQWSEANQANEEIAALASQWRGLHFIDTSPAFLATGEPPAADLFISDGLHLSDAGYAIWAEEIREHLEATVPKFSAVFDPLEPGTTLLVDLGPGNPEDGLLAPSPDGFGRHWNSWHPVEANTLLSSGEHLGSLVTTSGEATSLRLTFSGATKFSAGLRDGGLLDPSEAFLGDLAVPEATADFLYVSATGTVLVGRGSLTFEGLDPDASLQLRLFASRAGLEMETVVYRVSGAGAPQSRTLNSSGDELASGDGFAGNQDTVVMFEGLAADTSGRLHVDFEPQGGALGSTASLALIELKIVP
- a CDS encoding YtoQ family protein — translated: MTWNVYLSGEIHTDWREQILKGAGLRKLPVEFTSAVTDHDASDAAGDLLGAEGNPFWRDHKSAKVNSMRTRTLIEKCDLAVVRFGEKYKQWNAAFDAGCCAALGKPYITLHDEAIIHPLKEVDGAAMAWAQTTDQVVEMLAYVIDQK
- a CDS encoding MFS transporter gives rise to the protein MNAERSERGPRGFRVWWPWCVAVLFLLWQVDFQFAYSFFADSIQREFQLTAFETASISLAYLLAYGLMQLPAGILLDRFGARRLLPIAAGFSALSVFLFSEAQGFWTLLASRILAGAFMAFVFPGTGKIARDRLPARRFALAMALADMCFGIGAISAVFIPTLFADTPWRLLMQGQALLGLALAAALWTTLFFTDSDHGPPQAEGSSEGRIRRRIIDALRLPLVRYGIGLYAWGAGLTFGFGGYWNIKLQEACGCTAAEISKLEMGLFSGLAAGMLIAGILGSRVERLRGIFRISTTLTLLLMAVTLMVSSSASTDQLLALMVGLGLLFGTCSLSFAVAGYGLPANQSATVVAIVNAAGCLSGALLQALPIWLGAGSASDSTVSITYLGIALFGVWVAWRLPSLKDPD
- a CDS encoding crotonase/enoyl-CoA hydratase family protein — encoded protein: MNFSSPVLSIEIDGHVATLWLDRPEKRNAMSHEMWSNLRPAIDAIAAEPEVRAVVLAGRGKSFCVGIDLGDLGNQPAAGDDRGAGKTSGALANLRQMEVTRAFQDAITAVAECPLPVVAAIHSHCLGAGIDLVTACDIRLASQDATFGVRETKIGIVADVGTLQRLPGIVGDGHVAELAYTGKDIDAKRAEKIGLVNDVYEDEAAVQAAALAMAEDIAANAPLAVRGTKFILRQSEELTTEQSLLLNGLWTMATTLNSNDLMEAMSAFMEKRPAKFSGS
- a CDS encoding amidase, with the translated sequence MELAFATAATLAAKIREKEISSRELTDLYIERIDAYDGQINAVVVRDFEGARHRADAADAALARGEVLGPLHGVPMTIKEAYDIEGLPTTWGIPAFARNIASTDAESVRRFKAAGAHFLGKTNVPIQLADFQSYNEIYGTTNNPWNLERIPGGSSGGSAAALAAGLTALEAGSDIGGSIRNPAHFCGVYGHKPTWNIVPQRGHALPGMLASPDIAVVGPLARSAEDLALALELVSGPEELVEAGWKLDLPAPRQKTLADFRVALWADDERAPVSAEISARVQAVGDRLARLGATVSDHARPAFDPSLSHDVYQSMLQGAMSAGIPDAEFSGLQGHAAAMDPGDPSANAQMLRAVVQTHRDWIRQNNQRAALRMAWKNFYQEWDILLCPQSPTVAFPHDHAPQGARTLDVDGIAQPYFQQVFWAGLITVAYLPSTVFPTGLSEAGLPIGLQAVGGEYQDRTCIEFARLMANEFGGFVSPPAY